The following nucleotide sequence is from Dyella sp. BiH032.
TGGCAACCGGTACTGCTCGCGTCCGCGCAGGCCTTTCTTTACCAACCGCGGGCCGCGGGGCCAAGCTGCCTGCTGCTCGACGTCAACCTGCCCGATCTCAACGGCCTGGACCTGCAGGCGCGCCTTGCTGGCGAGCGCCTCGGCATGCCGATCGTCTTCATCACCGGCTACGGCGACGTGCCGCTCGCGGTGCGGGCGATGAAGGCGGGCGCGGTCGAGGTGCTGACCAAGCCGTACGACGGCGATGCCCTGCTCCGTGCGATCGCCGACGCGCTCGGGCGCAGCCGTTGCGCGCTCGACGAAGAGGCGCGGCTGCAGCCCTTGCGCGAACGCCATGCCTCGCTTAGCCCGCGCGAACGCGAGGTGCTGGCGCTGGTCGTCGCCGGGCGCCTGAACAAGCAGATCGCCGCGGAACTCGGCATCAGCGAAATCACCATCAAGGCCCATCGCGGGCGGGTGATGCGCAAGATGAAGGCACGCTCGCTGGCGGACCTGGTGAAGATGGCGGCGCTGCTCGCACCCGCGGATCGTCCGAACGATTGATACCGGCCGGATGGTCCGGCCGGCCGCCGTCAACCTTGCAGCGTCGGCGCCTCGATCGCTTCGCGCCACAACCGTTCCAGCTCACGGCGATCCAGCGTGCCGGCACCTTCCGCGGCCTCGTCCATCCAAGGCGCGAGCAGTTCGCGTGCCGCCTGCCGGCCGCCTCGTTCCAGTCGCCACCGGGCCCGTTCCATGGTCGACCGCAGGGTCCAGGCCCGCGCGCCTTGCTGCCTGCTTAGCGTGAGCGATTCGTCGAGCACGGTGTCGGCCGCGGCTTCGTGGCCGGCATCGAGCGCTCGCATCGCGCCGGCCTTGATCCGCAGCAGCTCCGGCAGCGCGAACGCGTCTCCGCTGCGGCGGCAATGCGCGATGGTGCCATCCACCAGCCGCTCGGCCTCGGCATGGCGGCCGCTCAGCACCAGGCCTTCGGCCAGCGCGATCTCGAACGTGGTGGTGAGCAGCTCGTAGCGCATGCCATGCAGCCGCGCGAGGCTTTCCTCCAGCCAGCCGATGGCCTCGTCGGAGCGGCCGGCGCGGATCGCGATCGCGCCGCGCATGCCGAGCGAGGCGGCGATGTACGGCGCGAGCATGTTCGCTTCGGCGATGCGCTCGAACGTCGCCGCACTCGACGAGGCTTTGTCCAGATCGCCCATCCAGATGTAGATGCCCAGCGTCCACACCAGCGCGATGCAGTGCGTGACGGGGTGGTCCAATGCGGCGGCGTCGCTCTCGACCCGCTCGGCCCACTGCCGCGCCTGATCGGGAAAGCCCTGCAGCCAGAGTGTCCGCGCCAAAGCCAGGCCGGTACGGTTGCGATGGTCGAAACCGTAATGGATCGTGTGGCTGCGCCGGGGCGGCGGGCTGTATTTCAGCGCCTTCTCCAGTTCCTGGCGCGCGCGGCGCTGGTCTCCCAGCAGGTGATGGGATACGCCCGCGAGCGACGCGGCGACCGCCATCGCGTCCAGTTCGCCGATCGCGTCGCCCACGCCGATCGCCTGTTCGGCCCATGCCAGCGAAGACGGGAAATCGCCGATGCGCTCGTAGAAGATCTGCAGCCGACCCAGCAGGCGCAGCTGAGACCGGTGGTCGTCCAGCGCCACGGCGATGTCCATGGCTCGCCGCAGCGCGGTCTCGGCCGCACCGCTGTTGCCGCGCGTGAACATCAGCACCAGGCCCAGTGCGCCCTGCAGCTCCATCTCGGTGCGTGTGCCGAAGTAGCCGAGGGCGAGCAGAGCGGTGGCGCGCTCGCACCAGGTCCGGCATTCGACCAGCAGCGAGAAGTGCAGGAACAGAGGCGCACTCGCCGCGGCCAGCGGCAACGCCAACCCGGGGTCGCCCTGTGGCCCGAAGCTCCATTCCAGCGCACTGCGGATGTTGCCCAGCTGGCTGGCGAGGCGAGCGGAGCGGTCGAATACCTGGTCCGGCGTCGCGCCCAGACTGCCGAGCAATTCCGTGTAGTAGGCCGCGTGCCGGAAGCACACGGCATGCACTGCCGGCTCGCCGTGCGCGGCGAGCTTCTCCCTGGCATAGGCGCGCGTCATCTCCAGCAGGCGATAGGCATGCGTCGCCTCGGAGCGGTCCGTCGCGACCAGACCCTTGGACACGAGCTCGTCCAGCAGCGCGGCGGCCGTCACCGCGTCGACGCGCTCGTCGGAGACCACCTGGGCGGCGGCTTCCTGCGAGAACGGACCGACGAACACGGCGAGCCGGTCGAACATCAGGCGTTCGGACGGCGACAGCAGGCCATAGCTCCATTCCAGCGTCGCGCGCAGGGTCTGCTGCCTGGGCAGGGCCGTGCGCAGTCCGGGCCAGCCCAGCGAAAAGCGTTCGCCGAGCATCGCGTGCGTCGCGCGGATGCCATATGCCGCCGCGCGCACGGCAGCCAGTTCGATGGGCAGCGCCATGCCGTCGAGCCGGCGGCACATGTCCGCGATCAGGCGCGCTGCTTCCAGATCGATCTTCAGTGCCGCATT
It contains:
- a CDS encoding LuxR C-terminal-related transcriptional regulator translates to MLSTHSFLAREPDPRPASTPVPVVYVVDDDVSVRESLELVIRHAGWQPVLLASAQAFLYQPRAAGPSCLLLDVNLPDLNGLDLQARLAGERLGMPIVFITGYGDVPLAVRAMKAGAVEVLTKPYDGDALLRAIADALGRSRCALDEEARLQPLRERHASLSPREREVLALVVAGRLNKQIAAELGISEITIKAHRGRVMRKMKARSLADLVKMAALLAPADRPND
- a CDS encoding winged helix-turn-helix domain-containing protein, whose protein sequence is MELPPDEQLESPGADVVFGPFRLVPGKRLLIKDGLPLDIGGRALDILIALAAQPGRVVTKRELLGRVWSGVVVEEGSLRFHMTSLRRILGDGENGARYITTQVGVGYAFVAPIERAVSPPTAMAATDVAQPPVGAGSLPRRTRLIGREADIELVVGRLAEPRLFTVVGTGGVGKTSLAVEVGHRLAGGTYERVHFVDLAQVEDPALVPSALAGAMGLPVQAEDPVFVLLAHLRTRPLLLIVDNCEHVVTTVSAIVERIRAEAPGTGVLATSREPLRARDEQLHWLHALDFPLETEALTADQLLAFPAIRLFVERISAGNAALKIDLEAARLIADMCRRLDGMALPIELAAVRAAAYGIRATHAMLGERFSLGWPGLRTALPRQQTLRATLEWSYGLLSPSERLMFDRLAVFVGPFSQEAAAQVVSDERVDAVTAAALLDELVSKGLVATDRSEATHAYRLLEMTRAYAREKLAAHGEPAVHAVCFRHAAYYTELLGSLGATPDQVFDRSARLASQLGNIRSALEWSFGPQGDPGLALPLAAASAPLFLHFSLLVECRTWCERATALLALGYFGTRTEMELQGALGLVLMFTRGNSGAAETALRRAMDIAVALDDHRSQLRLLGRLQIFYERIGDFPSSLAWAEQAIGVGDAIGELDAMAVAASLAGVSHHLLGDQRRARQELEKALKYSPPPRRSHTIHYGFDHRNRTGLALARTLWLQGFPDQARQWAERVESDAAALDHPVTHCIALVWTLGIYIWMGDLDKASSSAATFERIAEANMLAPYIAASLGMRGAIAIRAGRSDEAIGWLEESLARLHGMRYELLTTTFEIALAEGLVLSGRHAEAERLVDGTIAHCRRSGDAFALPELLRIKAGAMRALDAGHEAAADTVLDESLTLSRQQGARAWTLRSTMERARWRLERGGRQAARELLAPWMDEAAEGAGTLDRRELERLWREAIEAPTLQG